A window from Cryobacterium sp. SO1 encodes these proteins:
- a CDS encoding arsenate reductase ArsC: MSDITAGTSAAKPTVLFVCVHNAGRSQMAAGYLTALSQGQVEVLSAGSEPKDQINPVAIQAMAEDGIDIANNVPKILTVEAVKDSDVVITMGCGDACPIFPGKRYEDWALADPAGQGIESVRPIRDDIKARIEKLLAEILPATV, translated from the coding sequence ATGTCTGACATCACTGCCGGTACGTCCGCAGCAAAGCCCACAGTCCTGTTCGTCTGCGTGCACAACGCCGGCCGGTCCCAGATGGCCGCCGGCTACCTCACCGCGCTCTCCCAGGGCCAGGTGGAAGTGCTCTCGGCCGGCTCGGAGCCCAAAGACCAGATCAACCCGGTGGCCATCCAGGCGATGGCCGAGGACGGCATCGACATCGCGAACAACGTGCCCAAAATCCTCACCGTCGAGGCCGTCAAGGACTCCGATGTGGTCATCACCATGGGCTGCGGCGATGCCTGCCCGATCTTCCCCGGCAAGCGCTACGAGGACTGGGCGCTGGCCGATCCGGCCGGCCAGGGCATCGAGTCGGTACGTCCGATCCGCGACGACATCAAGGCGCGTATTGAGAAGCTGCTCGCCGAGATCCTGCCCGCGACCGTTTAA
- a CDS encoding arsenate reductase ArsC, whose translation MDVSDRRPLPGLTYPEAYLHRLSDELSVKFSGIFGLETVERYVLESYTGLLRGSTVRAHVAARTVRFATDRLTALAQAKGAIARDVPEVLFVCEQNAGRSQMAAVLTAHLSGGRVHVRSAGSLPTGEIHATVVEAMREIGLDLGEEFPKPLTDDVVQAADVVVTMGCGDACPVYPGKRYQDWELDDPAGQSLEAVRGIRDEIRAQVLALLDSVGVQAEA comes from the coding sequence ATGGACGTTTCGGACCGTCGTCCCCTGCCCGGGCTCACCTACCCTGAGGCCTACCTGCACCGTCTTTCCGATGAGCTGTCGGTGAAGTTCTCCGGCATCTTCGGTCTCGAAACCGTGGAGCGGTACGTGCTGGAGTCCTACACCGGCCTGCTGCGCGGCTCGACGGTGCGCGCGCACGTCGCCGCTCGCACGGTGCGGTTCGCCACCGACCGGCTGACGGCGCTGGCCCAAGCCAAGGGTGCGATCGCGCGCGATGTGCCCGAGGTGCTCTTCGTGTGCGAGCAGAACGCGGGCCGGTCCCAGATGGCCGCCGTGCTCACCGCTCACCTTTCGGGCGGGCGGGTGCACGTGCGCAGCGCCGGTTCGCTGCCGACCGGTGAGATCCATGCCACCGTGGTCGAAGCCATGCGTGAGATCGGCCTGGACCTGGGCGAGGAGTTCCCCAAGCCGTTGACCGACGACGTGGTGCAGGCGGCCGACGTGGTCGTCACCATGGGCTGCGGTGACGCCTGCCCGGTCTACCCGGGCAAGCGGTACCAGGACTGGGAGTTGGACGACCCGGCCGGGCAGTCCCTGGAGGCCGTGCGCGGCATCCGCGACGAGATCAGGGCGCAGGTTCTGGCCCTGCTCGACAGCGTGGGGGTCCAGGCAGAGGCTTGA